In Geminicoccaceae bacterium, a single window of DNA contains:
- a CDS encoding TRAP transporter small permease subunit, with protein sequence MNAMSSELIDRQHLSDGSRPAVAVRLFGWLILGTLAAFLINGYLTYVRGWPGAAAVLRGAGGAFPWLQIALYGVTAALVISYVLKSSDLPLRIDAQRITRFNAWLVRAAFWSVLFVGIVDAAISFLRVEGMLEHYAGAALTTELGRAQYRGPVVHLPLIALGLVFATFTRTLGFTWLALLVVLAELLIVLARFIFSYEQAFMGDLVRFWYAALFLFASAYTLIDEGHVRVDVLYAGMKGTTRGMVNAIGSIVLGVTFCWTILIVGMGNKASIIISPLINFEVSQAGFGLYVKYLMAGFLAIFAITMMIQFVSYMFEAVADWRGEPGAREITGSSAH encoded by the coding sequence ATGAATGCCATGAGTTCGGAATTGATCGACCGGCAGCACCTCTCGGATGGAAGCCGGCCTGCAGTGGCCGTGCGTCTGTTCGGCTGGTTGATACTTGGCACGCTCGCAGCCTTCCTTATCAACGGCTACCTTACCTACGTGCGCGGGTGGCCGGGTGCGGCTGCAGTCCTTCGTGGAGCTGGAGGAGCATTCCCATGGTTGCAGATCGCCTTGTACGGCGTGACTGCCGCCCTGGTGATTTCCTATGTGCTCAAGAGCAGCGATCTGCCTCTGCGCATTGATGCGCAGAGGATCACCCGTTTCAATGCCTGGCTCGTGCGAGCCGCCTTCTGGTCGGTTCTGTTCGTGGGCATTGTCGATGCGGCGATTTCCTTCCTGCGGGTCGAGGGCATGCTGGAACACTATGCCGGCGCGGCGCTGACGACCGAGCTCGGCCGTGCGCAATACCGTGGCCCGGTGGTTCACCTGCCCTTGATCGCCCTGGGTCTGGTGTTCGCCACATTTACCCGCACGCTTGGATTCACCTGGCTCGCACTGCTGGTGGTGCTCGCTGAATTGCTGATCGTGCTGGCCCGCTTCATCTTCTCCTACGAACAAGCCTTCATGGGCGATCTGGTCAGGTTCTGGTACGCAGCCCTGTTCCTGTTCGCCAGCGCCTACACCCTGATCGACGAAGGCCATGTCCGGGTCGATGTGCTCTATGCGGGCATGAAGGGCACAACGCGCGGCATGGTGAACGCGATCGGCTCGATCGTGCTGGGTGTTACCTTCTGCTGGACGATCCTCATCGTCGGCATGGGCAACAAGGCATCCATCATCATCAGTCCGCTGATCAATTTCGAAGTCTCGCAGGCGGGCTTCGGATTGTATGTGAAATATTTGATGGCCGGCTTCCTCGCGATTTTCGCCATCACGATGATGATCCAGTTTGTCAGCTACATGTTCGAGGCTGTCGCCGACTGGCGCGGCGAGCCGGGGGCACGCGAAATCACCGGATCCTCTGCCCACTGA
- a CDS encoding TRAP transporter large permease subunit, with the protein MEIYFLVLLILLMASALGSGYPVAFALPGSAIVTVLAAAASGWLFEGNIDAYFAHGGPGEWLSAGVTNLRGVYWEVERDTLIAIPLFIFMGIMLQRSKIAEDLLVTMAQLFGPIRGGLGISVVFVGALLAATTGIVGATVVAMGLISLPAMLRNNYSKSLATGTIAASGTLGQIIPPSIVLIILADQLSSAVDQASTARKALYKVSTGELSMPSEFDVASTSAGEMFLGALVPGLVLVALYMIYILVYAQLRPRVAPAVHQEGRFDGDFWFKVAITLIPPLALIFLVLGSILMGVATVNQAGAIGAAGALIMAGYRLTEGKRGQYVPAIIAIISLVVITYVVSTHDTNIKNIKTEADAFGIMLAAGAVGTLALSLLWSGIRVMRIDNTLQAVMLETAKTTSLVFIILLGAAMLTASFRAFGGEDLVRHFLETLPGGFWSQFIIVMSVIFFLGFFLDFIEIAVVVVPIVTPILLSDPAANVTAVWLGVMIGLNIQTSFLTPPFGFALFYLRGVAPPSVLTTDIYKGVVPFIALQLLALAIAGYYPSLVNYLPTRVSLTSQTAPPPINPRLQPCIEEMVFAIYAKDEDRLRKAIDDMAGIDLSTLSDDARESVEKGIESARSVFDRVKDVETAVAEAEAFAVEYRPMHQHVSDIQRLARQIETELDDLKRESTLIAANSSDESAAATRMKERIVALENEHAAIVSQIPTEWPDKHKAYLKIVGTENRARGQYRRAVDDAYSGIAEVRLLLSQAEQITAVRGDIEALRPIVESGDITAAQEAIGKAEDTLGALNDVGPIRSPLSKARRALKSGPEMREEALGLLDQSLEAQAAEAQWRTAAAASVGAALDGYDLAIRDTFGLRQQSRLGEDQAKEVAACMSHHRDISLNF; encoded by the coding sequence ATGGAAATATACTTCCTGGTTCTCTTGATCCTGCTGATGGCAAGCGCGCTTGGCTCGGGCTATCCCGTGGCATTTGCCTTGCCCGGCTCCGCCATCGTCACCGTGTTGGCCGCTGCCGCCTCGGGCTGGCTGTTCGAAGGCAATATCGACGCCTATTTCGCCCATGGCGGCCCCGGCGAGTGGCTTAGTGCCGGCGTCACCAACCTGCGCGGCGTATACTGGGAGGTCGAACGTGACACGCTGATCGCGATCCCGCTGTTCATCTTCATGGGCATCATGCTGCAAAGATCGAAGATCGCCGAGGACCTGCTCGTGACAATGGCTCAGCTGTTCGGCCCGATCCGTGGCGGTCTTGGCATTTCGGTCGTGTTCGTTGGCGCGTTGCTGGCCGCCACCACCGGGATCGTCGGCGCCACGGTCGTGGCCATGGGCCTGATCTCGCTACCGGCGATGTTGCGCAACAACTATTCCAAGAGTCTGGCCACCGGCACGATTGCCGCATCGGGAACACTGGGGCAGATCATTCCGCCTTCCATCGTGCTCATCATCCTCGCCGACCAGCTTTCCAGTGCCGTCGACCAGGCGAGCACGGCGCGAAAGGCACTCTACAAGGTCAGCACGGGCGAACTCTCGATGCCATCGGAATTCGATGTGGCATCGACCAGTGCCGGAGAAATGTTCCTGGGCGCACTGGTTCCCGGTCTCGTGCTGGTGGCGCTCTACATGATCTATATCCTGGTGTATGCGCAACTTCGCCCCAGGGTAGCGCCCGCTGTTCACCAGGAAGGACGTTTCGACGGCGATTTCTGGTTCAAGGTGGCGATCACGCTGATTCCGCCGCTGGCACTGATCTTCCTCGTTCTCGGCTCTATCCTCATGGGTGTTGCCACGGTCAACCAGGCCGGCGCGATAGGTGCGGCCGGTGCACTGATCATGGCGGGGTACAGGCTGACGGAAGGTAAACGTGGGCAATATGTGCCTGCGATCATTGCCATAATCTCGCTCGTCGTCATCACCTATGTCGTTTCCACCCACGACACCAACATCAAGAACATCAAGACCGAGGCCGACGCTTTCGGCATCATGCTGGCCGCCGGCGCCGTCGGCACATTGGCGCTCTCGCTGCTGTGGAGCGGGATCCGGGTCATGCGCATCGACAACACCCTCCAAGCGGTGATGCTCGAAACGGCCAAGACCACATCGCTGGTTTTCATCATCCTGCTTGGTGCGGCGATGCTTACCGCGTCGTTCCGCGCGTTTGGCGGCGAGGATCTGGTCCGGCACTTTCTGGAGACACTGCCGGGCGGGTTCTGGAGCCAGTTCATCATCGTCATGTCGGTTATCTTCTTTTTGGGATTCTTTCTGGACTTCATTGAGATTGCCGTGGTGGTCGTGCCGATCGTGACACCGATTCTCCTGTCCGACCCGGCCGCCAACGTGACTGCGGTGTGGCTTGGCGTGATGATCGGTCTCAACATCCAGACCTCCTTCCTCACACCACCCTTCGGCTTTGCCCTGTTCTACCTTCGCGGCGTGGCGCCGCCCTCGGTTCTGACGACCGATATTTACAAGGGTGTCGTGCCGTTCATTGCCCTGCAACTCCTGGCACTTGCCATCGCCGGCTACTACCCATCGCTGGTCAACTATCTCCCGACACGGGTTTCCCTCACCTCGCAAACGGCTCCGCCTCCCATCAATCCAAGGCTGCAACCTTGCATCGAGGAGATGGTATTCGCAATCTACGCCAAGGATGAGGATCGATTGCGCAAGGCCATTGACGACATGGCAGGCATTGACCTTTCGACCCTGTCCGACGATGCGCGTGAATCGGTGGAAAAGGGCATCGAAAGTGCCCGTTCGGTATTCGACAGGGTCAAGGATGTCGAGACGGCCGTTGCCGAAGCCGAAGCCTTTGCCGTCGAATACCGCCCGATGCACCAGCATGTGAGCGATATCCAGCGGCTGGCTCGCCAGATCGAGACCGAGCTCGACGATTTGAAACGCGAGAGCACCCTTATCGCGGCCAACAGCAGCGACGAGAGCGCAGCAGCGACGCGAATGAAGGAACGCATTGTCGCACTGGAGAATGAACACGCAGCGATTGTATCGCAGATCCCCACCGAATGGCCTGACAAGCACAAGGCCTACCTGAAGATTGTCGGCACCGAGAACCGTGCTCGTGGTCAATATCGCAGGGCGGTGGATGATGCCTATTCGGGTATTGCGGAAGTCAGGCTGCTGCTCTCCCAGGCCGAGCAGATCACTGCCGTGCGAGGTGACATCGAGGCGTTGCGCCCGATCGTCGAAAGCGGCGATATCACCGCTGCCCAGGAGGCCATCGGCAAGGCCGAGGATACCTTGGGTGCGCTCAACGACGTCGGACCGATCCGCTCGCCTCTGTCGAAGGCGCGCCGCGCTCTCAAGAGCGGTCCTGAAATGCGTGAGGAAGCGCTTGGATTGCTCGACCAGTCATTGGAGGCGCAGGCTGCCGAGGCACAATGGCGAACCGCGGCGGCGGCATCCGTCGGGGCTGCGCTTGACGGCTATGATCTGGCCATCCGCGACACATTCGGGTTACGGCAACAATCACGTCTGGGGGAAGATCAGGCCAAAGAAGTCGCCGCCTGCATGTCACATCATCGCGACATATCGCTCAACTTCTGA